From the genome of Magnolia sinica isolate HGM2019 chromosome 12, MsV1, whole genome shotgun sequence:
TTATAAGGATTGATGTAAAGAATAATATAATACATGAATCTATGAAACTTAGAAGGGACAATAGGACCAAAGTAAAGACTAACTTAGGACTTAACTTCTACACCTTTCTAGTATATAATGATCCCACTTATGAGGAGGCAATGAGCTCTCCTATGAAACCTTTTGAAAAAAAGTTGTCAACAATGGGATAGATTTTAGTTTACACAATCACACTTAGGAATTGGTAAATCTACATATAAATAGCAAACTCATAGGTTACAAATGAGTTTTTAATACGAAACTTACACTAGATAAGTCTATTGAGAAATTCAAGACTAGTTTATAACTAAGGGGTACAAATAAACAGAAGTTATTGACTTctttgttgtatattcacatgtTACCAAAATTAACACTATACATGTATTAATAGTAGCTATTTTCATTTACAATCTTTTGATCCATTAAGTGGATGTAGAAATTGTCTTTTCTAAATGTAGAATTAGAAAAAGATATTTACATGGATTAATTCAAGAATTTGTACTAATTGATTTTTGAAATAAAGTGTGCAATGACATGAGATATTTGATAATGTGTTATTAATAAAGTTACATATGcttatatgtggatgatatgttAATTATTTGCACTAACATTGATGTGGTAAATGGATCAAATCTTTCCTCTATTCACAATTCGATATGAAGGACTTAGAAATAGTTGGTTTaattcttagaatcaaaattctaaaaatttataaTAGAATCACTTTATCTCAATCATGCTATGccgggatccttactcttgctcgggtggtagagtcttaggagtttcaacacccggtcaagggttcaagtatccataggtggtgaaatcccactggtgtgagtgtgtgggggtgtgtgcgcgtgtgttaaaaaaaaaaaatcatgctatGCCGagtaaattataaaaatatgtgATTTTCTATTCTACACCTATAAGCATTTCCTTCGATATTCATATAAAATTAGTAAAAACGAGGGTGATAGCATATCACAACTTAAATACTCTAATGTTATTGGTcatttaatatatctaatgaattGTATTATAcataatattttatatgtaaTTAGTAAGTTAAGTAGATACACCAGTAATCTTAAAGAAGACATCTGAAATAGTATAAATGGAGTACTAAGATAATTGAAAAAAGTTTGCCATTATGGTCTTAAGTATACTAAATATTTAAAGTACTAGAAGGGTACATTGATAGAAATTGGATATTAGATTCAATTAAATATAAGTTCAcaagttgttacatgttcactctTAGAGGAGTGATAGTTTTCTAGAAGTCTAAGAAGAAGACTTGTATCTTTTAGGTCATGATGGTGTCTGACAATATTGCTCTTATAATTACATGCGAAGAagtaaaattactaaaaatttCCTTTTAGATATACCCACGCATGTAGGGTATACCTGTTGCACAATTATGCTACATTATGATAGCCAAGTTGTTATAATTATAATaaacaatgaaaattttaaatatctaCGTCTGAAGTATAAATTGGTCAagcaattaataaaaaaaatgcgATAATTAcaattgactttgtgaggtccatGGATAATCTATTTGATCCACTAGTTAAAGTACTAGTCAGAGAGTTAGTGATGTGTACATCAATGAAAATGAGTCTGAATTCTACTTACATAAATCACTAGCAATGAGAACTCAACATATATGACTGGAGGTCCTAAGAACTAGGTGTAATAGGTGATAATAAACTTCCTTTAAATGATTTGAATCAACACTGCATATGTGTAAATTGGGAGCCCAATTCCTATATATGATGTGGCAGTGTCATAACCTATATAGCAGGGAAGGTTGGATTATGTTCTTAATGAGTTCCATAATTGTGGTATAGTAGAATGTTTAATTACATGTACATTTTCAATCGACTTAAATATATGAGTGTGAAAGTGAGGCCACTTCCTATGAGAATTAGAAAATTCTTTAAAGCATTTATGAAACTGGAATAAAGCACATGGTCTTAATGTGTTAGCTTAAAAAATTCAAGTTGCTTAGAGAGGTGTGTGTGATGTGTTTGAATTGTAAAGATagttcaaaatttatattactatcACCCAACAAATCAAATATGTTTATGCTAGGTAATGTTTAAATCTTTAAGATACTATTATTGATACACTTTGTCTCATTGATTTGCCTAATTTATTTTCTCTATGTCTATTTTTgcgattttttcaaaattttaaattatgagatttgctcagaaaaatgaatttaaataattAGAAAAAAGAAGTTATTTTTCCTATATAAATCATTTAGTGTTAGTTATTCTCCTTTGTTTTGGTGTTGCTTTTAATCCCACAAGTGAGAAGAGGGCTTTTATATTAGATAGCTTTGTTTGTAGTTTGTTGGAAAGCAAGATTATGCCAAGAGAGCAACTTGGCACATGTGGGTAGGTCCATGACTACCGTTATGGTTGTAGCATGGTGAGGCGAGGCACGGGCCATTCTCACCATGCATTTATATGTCATTAATGTGCTTCCTCACATGCACCTCATGTCTAATGACtgtctctgatttatttataaatGCTTCTCGTTTCTCGTTACAAATACACAGAAATCAATATTGTATCTAACTCTTTAGTCACTGTGTTtttttatgtatatttttttccGAGCAAATCAGAATgaataagcttatatttgtgtggttAAGATTGTGTATATACTTGATTCAAGATGTTCATTGTGGGGGAGAGATGTTGCATTTTGGGATAGAGTTGTTGAGACTTAATGCATTGAAAATCTTCTTTATGGGGGTATCTTTAAAATAAAGAATGTAATGTGCTTCATCTTTCCACATAATTCTTCTATTATTTATTTTCTACGTTCTTTTTATTTTCTGCATCTCCAAAAATAAGACCCAAGGCCAAACGCAAGTGGACCTAGCAAGACCTAAACACGATCAAACCGGGAACAAGTACTCCAGGAATTCGCCCCTGACCCAATCCATTGGCTTCCCTAAATATAGTTTTGCTAACGATATATATACACCAAACTGTGCTACATGTGCAAGATTTAAGCCGCTCATCAAGCGGCTCTAATGTTGCAGAGCCTAgaattataaattattattattattattattttaaagctgATATGATCAGTCAAAGGGGTAAAAAAACAATTAACTTATTGAAATTAAAACCCAATGTTTACATTCAATGTACCCGTGGCCGACCTGGTGAGTTAACCCGGATGGGAAGACGAGTAGGATAAGTGGGTGAGACAGATAACTTGATGAATCATGAGGGACATAGAGCCTTGGTAAGTTGTTGATAGTAACAAACCAAATACGCCAACCGGACCAGGTTTGGATTAACTCGGGGATGAGTTGAGTTGAAGTGTGAATGAGTTGCCAGGCTATTGTTAGAGGGTTCGGCCTAACTGACAAAGACATTTTAGAAAGAGGCAGTTTGGATGGTgatcccaacaccagccagctagctggcgttaaagttatgtgggccccgagatgatgtatgtgttttatccgctgtccatccatttggccagttgattttagggcatgagcccaagaacgaggaagatacaaatatcaggtgaaccacaccacaagaaatagtggtgattgaactcctacATTTAAAAGGGTCCTTGCCcattctaatgtttatttgccatctaatatgTTAAGTCACCTAACGCtagatgaaaagaaaaattaaatatcagcttgatgcaaagctTCTGTCGGCCCCAGGAAATTtaaatggtaagagtttaatccccattgtttcctgtggtgtggtccacttgatcgatttggatctacttaatttttgggttcataccctaaaatgagctagaaaatggatgaacggcttggataaaatgtatacatcatgATCAAGCCATAAGGCTTTGAAACCAGCTAGTGGCTGGTGTTGGAGCCACCAGTCAAACCGCGACCCTTTAGAAAGTCGGTGGCTGCCTTTCCCTGGTTGCAAGGACGAATGAATGTCCCAATCGATCCCACAATGTGCCAAACTTCAAAAGAAAGTGGGCCGCAGTACCTAGGTATTCGGTATACAAATAGAAAACTATTCAGTGTTTCTAAGGGACGAGTATTGCTTACCGACGGTAGGTAGCCGCTGCCAGTCcgtgcggacgcggatttcctgcaaaagcctttcgcaagttcccgtgcaaggatgctgggtgaggCCCAGcgagatgtttatgagaaatctaccccgttcatccattttgagagctttGTTTAGGATATTTTACCAAAATTtatgtgtatccaaaacttaagtggatcacactagagtaaacagtggagatttagtgtaAATCGTtgaaacggtttggatgtcatataaaaatcaaggtggagcacaggaaggtttcaaaggtaggaatttcttttccctctcgtgtgacccactttagttttggattcacCTTATTTTTGGTATCGTTTCCTagaatgagctctcaaaatggatagacggtgtgttTTCTCAAAAACATatcagtggccccacctagcatccttgcacAGCAACTTCTTGCctgaaggctttagcaggaaatccgcgccacggatccaaatctcaggtggatcacagcacatgaaacagtggtgattgaacgcccatcattaaaaacatctagtgggccacgaaagttttagtttgtgttttcccttcatccaggtcatgtGTGACCTAAttgacaagttggatggaaaatagacattagtGGACgctagaaagttttaatggtgttcattcaatcaccactgttttcctagggtgtggtccacctaagatttggatctgattcatatACGGCTATCCAACCATCTACTTGTGAGGCGTATGGTAGATATAACATACCACAAAAATTAACACTgattaaatgatcctaaccatcgaaATGAAAAAAGTTCATGGAAAAAAAAGTTCATGAACATTGGCACATGTGTTTTGGACTACCAAAGTATAAGCAAATTCAACATACCTAGCTCAGATCTGGAGAGTCGCACGTACAACACGTTCCCACCATTATTGAACCGTTGGATATCCAATAAATCCGTCCACCACATCATACACCCAATCCCACTAACGTGCGCATACCCCGTGCAAGAGCAGTTCCTCAAACACCTCTCCTCACAAGCTTTCTTATTCTCCAGGACAACCCAATCAGCCAAATCAGGTAATTTCACCCCACGCACCTTGAAAAATCCATCCTTCTCGCATTCCAGCTTTCTCCTCCTAACACACCCACGTGTCCAATTCCCATTACTCCACTCCTCCAGAGACCTTGGCTCAAAACCCTTCAAACAGCTACATATAGGTGTATCAGCTTCGGTGCACCACCCAAAGTTCCCACACTTGCCATACATCTCACAATCGCTTACGGGCTCTCTCCATATCACATTCCAAGCCATCTTATATTCATCCCACTGTAATTCTTCTTCTCTTCCATCCCATGTGGTCACGAACCTCATCAAATCTGAGGCGTTCATCATATTGTATGTGAAATATATCTTCCCCTCTTCATTTTCGTTGCTTAATCGAAAACCATAGAGATACTGCTGCCGCATGTGGGGAACACCTTGGAACTTCTGTCCATCCCATCGACCGGTTCTCCACCGTCTGTTTATCCCCTTCCACAACACGTTCTGTCCCTGTCCTTGTGGGTCCATCCCAAATGAGAATTTCCCTGGAGATGGATCGTTCGGTGTCATCCATGATCTGGTGAGCTGATTCACACCCGTTCGTAGGTCCAGTCCAACTTTCATGCCAGGTAGGAATGTGTCAGTGGGATGGTCGAAGCTCTGCCACAAGATACTATGCAAATTATCATTGGAGTCCCTCTTCTGGAGAATGAGATTCGCATTGTCCATGATCATGGCGATGGagttgttcgatgtcattgagacaTTAGAAGACCATataattttgtgggtcccatctaaaatCTTGAGATTTCCATCGGATTCAATGGTGAGAACTCCAGAGGAATCTGTAAGCGGGCTTTCTCGGTTGGCGACCCACACAACGGTTTGCATGGGGATCTTGTGGTACCATATTCCGACGTAGCGGTTTGTGGAATTGCCAGGGCTGAAGAAGCCCAGTTCGGCAACACCGTTGGCTGAGATGAGCGTTTGTCCATCGCTGATGGATTCGCCTTGTGATATGGTGGATGCAGCTTGAGAAAATAGTGAGGGTTGGTcgtagaagagaaagagagaaagaaggaaagtgCTTGCATTTATGCAGCTGATATACATCTTCGGTATTGCAATGCAACGAAAATCAAAAGCTAACCTCCGTATAAGTAAGAAAGtaaatgggagtaaatgggacGCGGAATGCATACAGACCCGGTCACTGCCAACATGCTGCTGGTCGGTGCGTATTTTATAATGCTGTACGTCCATTTTGTcagctaattttagggcctgtttgttttttcaatgcGTTGGTAAATGCATTTTCCCTTAGCATTTAttacttgcccatgtaaatgcaGTGAAGAAGTGGCGGAAGCCATCATTTGGATTTCacgtatttgaaaattttctaaaaatgagagaaatgacaATTCCCGCGTTCGCTGAGGCAAGAAAAATgagtgggaacggattggctactccgccctAACACCAGCCATTTCGCGGCTTGTCGGttctctgtggagcccaccatgatgtatgtgtgtccttcatgctgtccatctatttatatatattattatatgatatgagaaaaaaatgcaatcatatctcaatctcaagtggaccacattacaggaaatgtGTGCTTATGTGTAGATGGGCAGGGTTCTCGCGTCCTAGCAACCGTCCTTTCAGTAATCCAGATCGCTCATCTATCTCTAGCCCACTGCGGTGTACCGTCCTACTAATCTCATAGTTTCATCGTCATCGATTAGACTGCAAGGGATTGATGGACTAGGGATCTGCTCCATCCACACTGTGGCCCATGATTTAGACCATTTGAATTGTTATGCAAGGATGTCACGTGTCAATTTGAAACACGTGTGAGATCTGACCTTTCCATTAGGTAGGGCACACTGTTTGgaaattttccaaaatttcaGCCGTCAATTTGAACATAAATATCAAACTGATTGTTAATAATTTTCAGTAtgcatccatttattttgaatagtgtggcccacctaaggtgtgaaatggcctgatttttgaagcaaaagatctaagcattatgtccaaccatttggaaagcTCGGATCTTGTACACGTGTTTCTTGTTGGCAATTCGACTGCTGTGCGGAATGTGGATGGTAACTATACCGTGGATGCTTTGGAAAATGAACGGTCATGAAAGTAAACTAAtttaatagatggatggatgcattGTGGTCAATATCACTGTCACCATAGAACATAGCCGTATATCTGCATGGACCGCATCAGACACGGTGGTGTGATATAGGTATATCACAACAGATGTACGCCAGTCGAAAATGTCCAAGTATATGAAAACATGAGAAGCAAAAGACAATGTCTATCATAAGTTGTGCGGGATCAGATGGAATAGAAAAGAAACAAGTAGCGGATAAAGATATACAATCATCctataatttaaaaataacaagGAAGGCAAGAAAAAGGACACCGACGCCAACTATAAGGGCACAAAATATCTCTCTGTCTGTTAAGCGAAGATCATCAGTCGATATGGCCTTGGAAACCATGGCCGGGGTCACCGGTGTCGTCTGTATCGTCTGTCGGATGGACGACGATGTATAATGACGGATGTCCAGGTCATCAAAAAATGCAGCATACTGAACTGTATGAGAATCCGTGCAAGGTCTCGATGGTGCACATGCCTTACTGAAGTGACCGTCCCAGTATGCAACTGCCTCCTTCTAGTTCTTAAATGCGCAGTGTCTCGCTCCAGAAAATCCCTCCACCTCTAACCTCGCGTCGTCCCAAGACACGTATATTCTAGGCCTACGTCCCACCAACATGACGTAATACTTCTCCTTGCGTATCTGCATTGACATATCATTAATTGGCACAAGTCATTAATGATCTTTATAGTATCCATAATTACAACCAATTACCTACTGGGTAATATGTCAGTGATGCAAGTGTCACCATAACTTGCGCGAAACAAAAGCCTGCATATAGTTCAATTTAATAACAATAATCTCTATCAATGCACGCGTTGTGTTCAAGTATTAATAACAAGTGATGTGTTATCCAAAAGTGCAACAAGAAATAAATAGAAATATCCAAAATTAAGTTTTACAAGTCCAAAAAATAATATAGTTAATGACTTGTCTTAAAGGCAAAGCCTACGAAATGATTGCTTCCAGCCAGTCAAATTAGGGAAAATGTTCTTTCATACGTGCGGTCTACCCCATTCAGCAACAttcttatgaataaaattctctTCTCTTTGGCAAAGTTAAGGAAGGAGGCCCCATACGCTTCTTCTTTTGATAGCAACTTCGTTGCCCATAAGACCTCATCAGCCGTCAGTCCCTCCAACTCTTCTAAAGCCAGTATAATTTGTGCCATCCGACCAAAGTTCAGACCCCTGTCAATGGAAATGGCAATTGACTTCATGGCACCCCCAATATCGACCATCCCGGTGCCAATCTGATGTTCAGGTCGCTCCACCCTCGGTCTCTTTttagaattaaccgtgaaattcATGTTGCGGGAGGCATTCCCATGCTGTGTCGGACTCGGACAAGGAATGTTGTCGCCTCCAGGGCTGTCGTCAGACCAATGGATATGCGGTGCATCATCACCACGTTCTTCAGAAGATattatgttaatatcatcattcagATCAACAGTGTGGTTAGACTACACATCTGTATCTCTCCATCGAAGAGTGGTTGCACAGGGAGGGAAGTTACCAGTGGTAGATGTTTTACCAGTAGCCCTGTCATTTTCGAAAATGAACTCGAGATCATCATATCTGGGCATGGGTTTGCCGCGAAACTAGGCAGCATCTGGATGAGACTAgacaaaacacaaaaaaaagaaCCAGTCATTAACATTGCACTTTGTATGATGAGATATGATGTAACTGTTAAAGAAACTACACCTTAACGTAGTCCATCCACACTTCATCTGATGCGACAACAATTTGTAGGTCTGGGTCCCATCCAAAACCAGACGCACTTCGTAGATCGTTGACAGTGAAGAAGTTTTTTTTCACTGTGCGGATGCAATTTTTTACGTTCGCATTAGTGATCTTGAGGCGTAACTTCAACATCATATTTTCAACGATTCCTGTAAATGATTCTATTTTAAATCCAGCACCACTTCGTCTTCCAGTAATGACTAACTCCATTAATCCGTCAATTAGGATGTCGTCCATGTCGTCCGTCCAACGAAGGACACCTCCATAGGACTGGTCCTCAGTTCCACTGTTCAGTGTATGTTTCCTGGGCGATCTCCGTGGGGTACTAGTAGGTGATCCCACGTGATATTTCGTCGGAGTAGATAGTACAGAGTCTCTATTCGATGACATGGAGCCACTTTGGTCTACCTCAATCTATAAGAAGATAAATGATGCGACAATAAGTTGAAAAAATTATTCTACCGCATGAGTAAATAATATGAAGTCCAAAAAAGCTTGCAtattaaataaaacaaaatatgtCACACAGAAAATAGTGATCTAATTTAACAGTCTTGAATGATACTCAGTTAAACCATCTTTGATGTACGATCATTACAATGCATTTAATTTGTTTGACTCACTAGATGAGCTTGGTTCCACATTCTGGAAGCTATTTCATCGCGTTTTCTGGCCCACTCCTCTCTTTCATGTGGAGTGACATTCAACAGCACACGGCCTTCATCGAGGACGGATACTTCTGTAGGTGATGGGATCACACCATCGGCACCACAACTTGACGACTCCTCAACCTCAAACATGTCATCGTTTCCAGATATTCTTATGAAGTTGTGTAACACACAACAAGCTAGCATTATCTTTACTTGAGTTTGTATCGGATATTGTGGAGCAGTCTTCAGAATTGGGAACCTGGCTTTCAAAACTCCAAAACATCTTTCTATTATATTCCTCAGTTGTGCATGGTGATAATTGAATAACTCCCGAGCATTGGATGGTTTCCGACCGATACAATCTCATTGAGATGGTAACGTACACCACGATATGGGGCCATGAAACCGGGTGAGTGCGCATATCCTGCATCAACTACGTAGTATTTACctacattttaaaaataatttctgaTCAATATCAATTCTTATTCGTTTCATGTTATAAAGCCATTAGAGTATTTGATGTCCATAGGTTTTACCACTAGGTATTACGAAATGATCGTTTGAGTGAGTCAAGGCACTTTGCAAAATGCGTACATCTGATGCGGAGCCTTCCCATCCCGCTTATGCGTACACGAACTTCATGTCGAACTTGCAAGCAGCCAGGACATTTTGTGATATATATCCTTTCCTATTTCGATAGACAGCACTATCTACGGATGTTACGAAAGATGGGATGTGTGTCCCATCAATTGCTCCGATACAATCCTAAGTTAAACTTGTTAATC
Proteins encoded in this window:
- the LOC131221795 gene encoding G-type lectin S-receptor-like serine/threonine-protein kinase B120, which encodes MYISCINASTFLLSLFLFYDQPSLFSQAASTISQGESISDGQTLISANGVAELGFFSPGNSTNRYVGIWYHKIPMQTVVWVANRESPLTDSSGVLTIESDGNLKILDGTHKIIWSSNVSMTSNNSIAMIMDNANLILQKRDSNDNLHSILWQSFDHPTDTFLPGMKVGLDLRTGVNQLTRSWMTPNDPSPGKFSFGMDPQGQGQNVLWKGINRRWRTGRWDGQKFQGVPHMRQQYLYGFRLSNENEEGKIYFTYNMMNASDLMRFVTTWDGREEELQWDEYKMAWNVIWREPVSDCEMYGKCGNFGWCTEADTPICSCLKGFEPRSLEEWSNGNWTRGCVRRRKLECEKDGFFKVRGVKLPDLADWVVLENKKACEERCLRNCSCTGYAHVSGIGCMMWWTDLLDIQRFNNGGNVLYVRLSRSELGEKSGIFKIVVVTVSGAIFLIICAYILWRCIAKIKDWLKKGREVERFLFSLATSGEISTDEIASHHVKVSELPLINFSCVAAATSNFSDANKLGQGGFGPVYKGILRGGQEVAVKRLSKGSFQGLEEFENEVILIAKLQHRNLVRLLGCCIQGEEKILLYEYMPNKSLDTFLFDPKKKVLLDWEKRFNIIEGIARGLLYLHRDSRLRIIHRDLKASNILLDGEMNPKISDFGMAKIFGGNQNQANTNRVVGTYGYMSPEYAMEGLFSVKSDVYSFGVLLLEILSGKKNTSFHQSGQFLSLLGYAWNLWKEDKATELIDPSLSDSYSSSEVLRCINIGLLCVQDSSADRPTMSSVVLMLGSEIVTHPTPKQPTFSIARSNREAESMHDPQNFSTNDVTITVIIGR